TCATAAAGCAgtacaatatgcaaaaaataaatatatatatatatatatatatatatatatatatatatatatatatatatatatatatatatatatatatatatatatatataaataaaactcaaaGGTTTTAGATCAAGCAAACTTTAGAGATAAccaaagaatatttttaagggtgTTTAAAGTTATTTCAAAGTAGagattaaatacacacacacacacacacacacacacacatatatatatatatatatatatatatatatatatatataaacttgactTGCAGTAATCAGTCTGTGAAGCACACACAGGTTTGTGGCACATTACAGGCACCaaaaaacactatttaaacatgcctattaatcattttaaaatatatttaatggtgGAAaaaagacacaagtagttcatcATGATGTTTTTATTGCTGTAGTCTTGGtttgaaaatataattgtttacacaattaaaaatacagaagcaCACACACCTCTGATTTCATTCGGCTTGCCAAATAAGACTACAGATCATTAGCTATCAACATAATGCTATGCATTACAGAAACTATTTCAaacaaacctgaaaaaaaaagatgcagtGTTTAATTCAGTGTAACCTTTGGTTTTGCGAATATGTCAGAATTTACAtggcatatttacatttatgttgtttAAGATTTCTATGATCCACAAACTTCTTCCCACAGCTCTCACAACTGAACGACTTCAGACCAGTGTGCACTCGCTGATGGGTCCTCAGATGCACAGCCTGACTGAACGTTTTACCACAAACATCACAACCAAAAGGTCTCTCCCCTGTATGGATTCTCATGTGCATCTGAATACTGCTGGAATACCCAAACCTCTTTCCACAAACCATGCAACTATACGGCTTTTCCTTCGTGTGAACCCTCTGGTGTACTGTAAGGGCGGCTTGTGAGTAGAACTTCTTCTGACAATGATCGCAACTGAACTTCTTCAACAAAGGACTGACCAGTCGCGCGTGATGTTTCTCTCCTGTATGTACAAGCATGTGCTGATTAAGAGAACTGGGGAATATGAAGGCCTTATTACAGATCGAACACACACAATCCCTTCTTCCTGCGTGAATAATTCGCTTGTGCCTTTTCATGTAGTCTGAACTGGTAAATCCCTTACCGCAAACGTCACAAAGAAACGGTTTGCTtgaagtgtgtttgtgcatgtgcatCTTCAGGGCATACGCTGTAGTGTACCTTTTCAAACATATCGGACAGCCGTACAACTTCACTCCTGTGTGACCGGCTTTGTGCCTGTTGAGGTTTCCAGAGGTGGCGAACTTCTTATCGCATACGTCGCAAGCGTATCGCTTTTCCCTTGTGTGCACAAGCATATGAGCTTGCAGATGTTTGCGAGCACTGAACCGCTTGTCGCAGAGTTCACACAGATATTCGTAGGTTTTCTCGATGTGACTCTTTTGGTGATTTTTCAAATATCGCTCGCAGCTATAAAAATCGCCACATATCTCGCAACAGTAGGGCTTCTCGCCAGTGTGCAGTGTTTGGTGGTCaagcatgttttgttttattttgaactgCTTGTCACATACGGGACAGTTGTAGAGCATTTCAACTGCTTTGCATCTGTGTCTGCCGAAAGAACGCTTGCCGGGAAAAACCTTCTGACAATTTGGGCAAGTAACCGTTTTTTCTGCCGTATGAAGACGCCTGTGCTTTTCCAGGGAGGCCTGAAATACAAAAGACTTGGAACATATCTCACATTTGAATAGCTGGGCTCCAGTGTGCATCGCTACGTGTCTGATGAGGCAGCTTCTCATAGTAAAGCGCTTCTCGCAATGCGAACATTTGTAATGTTTCACATGAGCCCGAACGTGGTTAATGAACTTCCACCTCAGTTCAAAACACTTGCCGCATGTTTTGCATCGGAACAAACCATCATTCGACTGTTTTATCATATCCGTGTTAGCTGTGGTGTTGGGCTGGTTGTCTGTGTTTTCGATGTTAATATTTAAACCTTGCACAAATGATTCGGTTACATACTGACTGCTTTCCAAAACAGCACAAGATATGTCTTCGCTGTCCAAGTTACTTTGGAGAATTTCTGTGAAGGAAGAACAGGGAGTACATTTAAGACAAACagactgaaaaatgtaaataattatacttaaatataaatatagttaaTTATGGGTGCACCCAGTAATTCTTCACtcattgcattttacatttattaacaataaaaaaacttttatttaaaaagactacatgaaattaaaattaatacattaataatactacaaggaaatatattttaaataaatgctgttttgttaACTTTCCATTTACCAAaactcctgaaaaaaagtattgagcagcacaaccatttctaacataaaaaataaaaacattccttacaccaaatcagcaaactagaatgatttctaaaggatcatgtgacactgaatactggagtaattgctgctgaaaattcagctttgcatgacaggaataaactatttattatttttaaaataaataaaatatatattctgtattttccggactataagtcgctttttttttttcatagtttggctggtcctgcaacttatagtcgggtgcgacttatcaaaattaatttgattttaaattaatttacagctGCGAgaaggcgctctatgctgctcagtgctcctgtagtctacactgaaaacatacagcgccctctcgcagctgtagacggtaatgctttctcttggttctaaataaatgcaacttatagtccggaaaaatacgatcgagatatatatatatatatatatatatatatatatattaggggtgtaacgatacgcgtattcgtattgaaccgttcggtacgaggctttcggttcggtacgcggtacgcattatgtaccgaacggttcgttggactaattaattatatttgcaaaataaataaaaaattgtgaaatataatgatatgcgttcaacaaggtagctcaataacccaaacgacgtaacaggcaacgcccctgacacccccgaagaaaaaaaaacaccgttatataggctactcagtcaggcgctcgctcactcagtacgcgctgaaggctcgttgcaaaatggccaatgcgtttaacagaccagaaatataagatcctccaataaccaacaggtctggtgtttgggtgcactttaccaatcgatcggggcatccgagcaagcacggaaatcaaaatggactagtactgtactgtatcggaatttcctgagcagtacgattcaattaacaggcctgcacgttattagatagaacaaCTGTtctataaatagaacgtatgcacgggcagttttgaaaactccacctactttgctcttggcatagtgcagcccaaatcgcgttgtatctgaagggcaacgctgagcccagggtccagcgccgcgcgtactgagtgagcgagcgcgctctgtagtggaaaacgcaggttttaagaatatgcttaatgtaattgagccccgttacaatattccttcacgagctaatttcagccagaccgtaattcctgctttgtgccaaaaaacaaaagccctatagagaaccaattgagtaaaaacacactcaatataaagagttatagagttccatataaaaagttacatctttgtatttgttcataactactacaacaataatataaaatttaaaaaaaaaaaattataaggagctgtttttgttttatacagtatgctactaagaaaacaccatagaagatggttaaagaatagctccatcattgttcaatgtaaaaaaaacatactttgttagttttaataaatatattttttttaaatcaaggaaatgtatctgccaatttttttctttttgctgtatctaaaacgtaccgaaccgtaccgaaccgaaccgagacaccagtgaatcgtatcgaaccgaaccgtgaattttgtgaaccgttacacccctaatatatatatatatatatatatatataaagaccccaaacatttaatggttctaattatttattcagtatttgtaataaaaacaaatttattttactACTCTTGACATAGATTAATCAAGATACTGTATTTACACTCATTTTTTCAGTATACAGTCCAGTATACTATCATATTGTACAGAAAACCTTTAAACAATGCATTTGAAATCATGCCTTACCGTGTGTAGTGACCTCTAGTGTTTCCAGAGATGTACTGACAGCATCACAGGTTTCGAGCTGCACAATGAATTCTTCTTCATTCAGAGTGGCTTCGAACTCAATACTCAGTTCTGGAGACGTGTGAAATCTCTGGTGTTTCATCAAGCATTTCATCATTTTGAATGTACTGCCACATGTCAAACAATTGAAAGGTCTGTCTTTGTGTAAAGCATTGTGAATGTTTAACAGGGCCATGTCACTGAAAGATACTCCACAGGACTCACAAATGAATGGCTTCTGTCTCTCCTCAGCAGCTACGTTTGTGCTCGTGGAAGGCTGGCTTTCACTCAAACTTAAACTGCTTGCCAGAATATCAGTGGGTCTAGATGACAGCTGATGGTACTGAGTATTTGCTGCTTGTACAGAGTTTTCATGATGTTCAGATTCCATTACATAATCCTTGTTCTGTTCAGGCTCAAGAAGCACATTATTTTCTGGCTCAGATGCGGCTGCTTGACCCTCTGTGAGaatataatgagaaaaaaatgttttgtttgtatttaaatatcatattgaaaaacttaaattcataatataaaaaatatcatgataaaaataatattaataataagaaggaATAAACTAAGTTGTCAAAACGTAAAGGTATATGGAGTAAACAATGAGTTGTATCAGCAACAgttcaaagtttaaaaaaaacaacttcgATCTGAtctacattactttttaattcattttacaaaagcaAGTATGTCTAGATACATTAATTGAGCAGGAAAATTAcataagtcttgttttctgtgaagatgataaaaaataaaattaagtttattattaAGAGAAGaataaatatctgccaatgggctCAGAAAAATCTACTTAGTTAGAagggaaaacaagttttcatatacagcattgacagatatttgttttaatcataaactcacataattttgatacatttttctaagaccttatttttcatttgcattGCAAGTACCGGTAAATGTTTCAGAAATTTGTATTGGCAAATAAAACagaactatttttattatttgttgcaatgcatttaattaaaaacatttaacgtCACCGTTTTATGAATTTAAGGATTTCTGCTCTGATTTGAAACCATTTTAAGGCCTGTTAAAGACCAGAACAAACCCTGTATGAATTATGGAAATATTTACCGGGTAATAAAGCttcttgtcattatttactcacctgttcaaaactgaatgagtttcttctgttgaacatagcAGAATTTTGAAGCATGTttttaaccaaacagtttctggttcCCATTGATTCCCACAGTATAGAAAAAACACCTAGGAAGTCAATAGGGACCATAAACTGTTTGGATACCCACATTATTCAAAACACCTTTTATGCTCCGCAGAAGAAAGAAAcgcaaacaggtttggaacgatccatttttaggtgaactatcccttcaacaaaATATACCTGAACAGCCAAGACATGTAccaaatatttgagtgaatgctATGGTTTGTATTTGAGTTGGTGATTAAACATGTAATGTACCATTTAGCTTATCTTGCTTTGAGAGCCGACACTTTGCTGTAGCGTCCAGTACTTGAGCTGAGATGCGATCATGAATCAGTTTAACCATCGTCTCTACTGTGGCTTTACTCAACAGCTCCATGAACACAGCAAACTCCTTCTGAAACACAAAAAGGATCAAGATATAGCCTGTTACAATTAACAGTGTGTCAAAAATAAGTTTGATTATAAATTCACCCACATTGTCTTAATGATCTTGTATTAGAATTTAAGACTTACAATCATTACTCTAGTCTGTATGCACTAAAATTTGACTTCTTCAGAAAACATATTACAAGTTATCTGCattataatgtgttttaaagaTTCCTAAAGAACTGCAATGCCGTCTTTCGCTCTCAGTGTTCTGACTAAAACAAGAAAGGACAAACACATTTAGAGACATTCAACTGTTTTGAGTGTGATCTCCTGCTCCCATTTCctcataaaatgtgaaataacaaTCActcaaaacatgaaaataatgtcacacatTATTTAAATCGCCAACTCTCAAACGTAATAATCTCTGGTTATGGAAATGCTAAAGTTGTGGGCCATGTTTCTGTAAGAATCAATGCGAACTGACTTCAAAAACAAATGGGAATCTAAAATAACGATACAAAAAATATGGATAACCATAATTTGATCATCAACAGCTTATTGGGAAACAGAAGGCAGTTGCAGGGTTAACAgattcattatatttataatataattacattcaatatgcacttttttaaatatacacgGTGCACTCAAGGCAGTTATAAATACCATGTAAACAACTGTCGACAAACGTGTTATGAACAGGAATGGAGACGCTTTCTTTCCTCTACTCTAGAACTTACAGTTTTGGCTTGATTGGCCTTTTTAAGTCTGTTTTTGTTCACTGCAGTGCTCTTGTTGCGCTTCCACTCCTCAGATAAGACAGTCGTGAAGTCGCAGAGATGTTTACTCAACTCCGACACGACACTTTCAACTAACACCCCCATAACGGAGGACAGCAACTCGTGAAATACTGCCGTCATGCTCAGGGATGATTACTCGACACCTCCctctaaaaaaaaactacttgctACCTCATTACATACAAAGTCGCAGGTTAAAAAGTATACTAGCTAGCCATTCGCTTGTTTGTGGCGGGTGAACAAACGGAAAGAATTATTTTCTTCTACAATAAAATCTTCGAATACAGTGTGAATTGTAAAGACAGTACTGCCACCTAGAGGTTTGGAGTGATTAGTGCGTCCTGCGCCCCTTAAAAACGCAGGgtatttactttttcttttctttttttataaatattatacattttgatatttgcatattttttatcCCTAGAAAACTTTGTGAATTTGCGGGATAATAGCAAATAACAATTATTAAGAAATTCTATTCTAATTATTGTTGTGACAGAAAATCTAAACCTCATTAAGAAaaggtatttcttttttttcttacatttttgtgTGGACACAAAGAAGGGACAAAGAAATTCCTAATTTATTATGCATGCAAAAATTCTTAAGAAAATTGTTAAATCAAAAATAGGAGAtgaatttattaaatgaataaataaatacagctaataatattttgtgtaaatctGACAAATTACATAAACATGGTAGCCATCCAGGAATTTTTACTTTATTGGATATACACAAAATTAGCTTTTTgtcaaaaactataataaaatttaacagttaaacaaaacaaatattaaaatgaaatatgtgaCTTCTCTTCTGAATCACaatacaattaacaaaatgttaattCCATAAATCCCATAAAATGTAGGACCAATAATGACCTCTGacaaatttgattattttatatttatgttccaCAGAGTCATTTGTTCCGTTGTGGGCTATATTGTATTCATAGAGGCAAAGCTCAAATATCTGTAGCGTCCGTCTCAGCTGCTTGGCTCTCAGGTTGAGGGCTCTGAGGAACAGGACTTTTCACAGCAGGAGTGTATGTAATGGGAATCACTCTCTCGTTGCTCACAGCATTGGCTTCTTTTGGTGCTTGTATCTGTAGTTGGCCATTATTTAAAGAACAGGTCACCATTTCAGGATTCACACCTTCAGGAAGGTTAAACTCCTGTCTGAATTCTTGGCATCTGTACGAGAACGCTCCTTTCCCGTCGTCTTGCTTCTTCTCTGTCTTGCCGCTCACCCGCAACTTCCTGCCCACTTGTTTGACAGACAGGTCCTCTGGAGTGAAATCCTTTGTATCTAGTGTCAGTGCATATTGGCTTCCTTCCTTTTGGAGCTGGAATGAGATGGGTTTGAATGTCGTCATGGGTGGAACATGGTCAATCTCGTCGAATATCCTTTGGTGCAGGCGTTCCATGAACTCCAGGTTTTGCCTCATCTCCTGCATGTGTCTCATCATTTCTTTCTCGATCTGAAAGAACAGAGGTCTGGTCTCTGGCCACAGACTGCGCACTGGCCAGTGGAAGTCCATGAATGGGCTGAGGTGAGGCTGAAATGTGCTTGGGCAAAGCATCTTTGGTGGATTTTCGGTGCTGTGTTGAGCTGGTCGGGTTCTTCTGTGCTTCTGTCCCAGTGAACAAGACCTGAGGCTTTTATACACTGCCCTGGAACATTCCAGTAACGCTCCACTATTAGCACTGGGGTGTGTGTCAGCCTGTTGAAGAGCTGCTATGACTGAGCACATGCTGTCATGTTCCAAAACAAGTCAGCTGTATTTTCCATCTGTTAAATACCAGAGATGTACATCATTGTTCTATTTCCAGTGACCACTCTAATGGGTCTGCATAACATTCTATTAAGGGAAGAGGTTAATGCGAGAGGATGATACAAGGTTTTCCTAGCATATAGCAACAtaccatattaaaaataaaaaagtaatcatGGTTACTGTGAGAAATGGCCTATAGTTCAATGTCACATCAGAGCATATTTTCTTTGTGCATCAGAACCTTCTATATACTTTGTCTGCTGTGTTTAAATTTAACATAGAAGCGTTCCAACACATTTTCTGATCCTGCAGATTTCTGAAACTGACATGTGTGTTGGCAGTGCCAGTTCCTAAATATCTTTTTAGGAAGTATGATGGAATACATAACCACAACCTGTCTTGTCTAATTTTTGTGCTTATAGTTTGGTTTCAAAGAAATGCACAGCTGTTACTATTTCCTTTAATGACAATATACATCGAAATGGAAATGGGCAGCTGGCAAAACTAATTTCTTtctaaatctaaaaaatataataatataataactaactaactaactaaataaaaactgaCTGACTGTATCTGGAATAATTACAgcctactttaaaaaatattttagtgaactGTTTATTAAagggtgaataataataataataatagtagtagcctaataaaataataataaataaggagATGTCACagtgtaaaactaaaatattattgttgttgttgttcatgaggatgatgatgataatgataaacCTAACAAATcaatacatgaatgaatgaacgtaTGAATGAATAACTGAATGATCTATATTAATTGAGAGACAGTATGGAATATTCAGTCTTTAACGTTacataaaaaacacacatttgtcaCACTGAGGGAATATTTAAGTGAACTGCTAAAATTGttacgttttttatttatttgttttattaaattttattagtagcatttttttttctttaaaaatagtgaaatacatTCACAGAAGTTGATGGACGTGTGTGTACACTGTAGCCTACTGACAGCAGGAAGAATCAAATCAGAGCAGATCGGAGAAAGACTTTCTCTCCAGAAGAGATCCGTTCAAACATGGTTCCTCCCGTTCAAGTCTCCCCGCTCATCAAGGTACAGCTTCTATTAGGAATATGCCTCTCAAACTATGTTTCATATTCAGAAACATGCTCTATACGTGTTAGTTTATATCAGCGACCTTCATTTATCCTCAGCAAATAGCTCTTTGCTAGCGCTAATGTTTTAGCTTAGCCTAGCCGAGCGTAGCCGGTGTATGAGCTAATGGTGTTAGCCTGCTAGCCTGTCCACAGATCTGCAAGGTCAGTACGTTATGTGTAGCGTTACATGATATGTGTGCATAGAAAACAGCGAATGACCTGTCAAGTGTGAATTAATATTACTGACTAAACTTGTAACGTACATCGTACCGTGGTAGGGTGAATTTATGAAAGTATAACTAGTCCCTGTAGTCTCTAAATTAAAATGGTGATACACAGTGTATACTTACTACAGTAAGTTACATAAAAGCTgtatatttgaaaacattttgtttaaatgtgaattataagaattattatatCACGTCCAGTACCCATTAAAAGAATGTGATTGGCATGCTGTTCAAAACTTTGACCTAACTGTATTTCTACATACTGAATGTTTTACTGAATGAATTTTTAGTCATATGCAGTAAAGaaatagattaataaaataaGGGAGTTGCTTGTGAAGTCTTGACAAGCTCACAGTCAACAAACCTGCTGTTTTCTCTGATTTCAGACAGCAAGATGGTCTGCCTTGCTAATTGGATTAATTTATGGGAAGCAGAGATATGGTAAGCGTTTATGTACTTTTTACGTTGTggtttaaaactaaatttaattcaGTTATATTTTGTATTGGCATGCCTTTTGTGCCTCTGTTAATTGTCTTTCTATGGTGTCAATCTGCTCTCCAGATTATCTGAAGCCCATTGCTGCTGAAGAAAGGAGGAttgaggaggaagagaagaaaCTCAGGGAAGAGCAGGAGCGTATTTACAAACAGCTTTCTGAAGGTCTGTAACCCCTGTCTATCTCTTTCTCAGTCTATACACATTACTCTACAATATAACacgaataaaatataacaaaatgtatCATATGATGTTGCAAAAACCCTGTTCCACCTGTCCTTTGTGTCAAACTACGgacattttatattaaacaatagACGGTAGAtacagtaatgttgaaatggCATCTGGCGAAAGAAATAagttccttttttattttgtgatatatTAACAGCGTCTCATGATGTTGCAGATTTCTCCTATGTGAAGTTTAACTTTGGGTTTGAAGTTATTCAAGGAAGATATTCACTCAAACAATTTCAAAGAAGTGTTATTTTTGGAAAGGGAATTTCTGGGGAACAGTTTACAATCTAGAGAAAGTTCTCAAGGTTCATTGTACACATATTTAGTAGTGATACAGGGTGTTACTTTAccacaaatatttcaaaatgtgaaaatatatcactactattttttgtatttttatatctccACAGCAAACTCTGACACCATTCTGAAGTAAATCTCCGTGATGTATCCATTCCAGCACCAAGTGAAATGACTCAcaataaaccttttttattttcaataaagacAGAAGGTAAAAatgttcttgtttgttttcttatgcCTCATTGCCATTATTCAGGTAAATTAGATTATATGCATCAAGGGTATGTCTGCATACCTTTTCAGcaagaaaataaaattttcatttgattGGATTATATTTATATGCTCTTTGCACATGCGACAAACCAATATCATTCTCCGAGAATGTGTTGTAGACTGTTTTGTCTTTTCTCTAATGCCGTGGTATAGTGGAAGGATTGGTTGAATAACCCTACCATGGTTTAGCATAAATCCCAGGATTTAGGTCAAGCCATTACAGCACAAGTGCTGATTTTGCACAAACGCGTGGCAGCTACTTAGCTGTGGTGCTACACTTCATTAACTGTTTAAATAAGCAAGATCAATTTTGTTTCGCATCTCTGCTTTCCTTCGTTTATACATGACCCTTTTTCAAAGTTTATCTAAAAACCCCAAACTGATATGACTTTTACAGAGACAAAAATACTGGAAGAACTCCTGTAAGAATATTGTCAGAGGATTTATTGGGAAATGGAATGTGTAGGGATGGTCAGATAACCTTTGCAGACCTAGTTATCTAGGAAGGGAAGGGTGGAAACTGCTGATAGTTCTCATGGGATAAGAAGCTTTCTTATCGAGTGACTCATTGAGCAGATATGTGAGGAGAATCCAATCCTTTTGAGTCccaaattaatattgttattgcTTTAATAcactttttgaaagaagtctcttttgctcacaaaaggctgcatttctttgatcaaaaatacagtaaaaactgtaatactgtaaaatattagggttcgttttaatatattttaaaccgtaatttattactttgatgacaaagctgaattttcagcatcattactcatctTCAGTGttgcattatccttcagaaaacattctaaaatgcagatttgctgcttGAGAAACAATATTATCAGCCTTTATGAACagctcttaatatttttttgaaatgtattattattttttctttgagAAATGGAATATATGAAACTTCACTTATTTGAAATAGTCCATCTAAATACTAAGAAACACacaaagtacataaaaaatatatgctTTAATTGTCATGGTATCGAGCATACAGAAGTGATGCTTGACATGTTTACCAATTTAATTGCAATGACCCATATTTgatgctgtatttttgtttttgatggttTGAGAGCATCTTTAATGATGAATCATAATGAGCAAATTTATGTCAAAAAAAGATGAATCTTTCTTTGCAAGTAGATCACATGAATTTGTGTCAAACTCAAAAAGTCTGGGCCCCCACTGTCAGATATGACACATTGATTTAAACATAAATTTTCTTTGCTAATGCCTGATCCTTCACTGCTTACACCTTTATGATATGTGAACCCGAAGCAGCAGCTTTTGTATAATAAAAAGCTTGTCAAATTCATTAAGTGCACTAAAACACACCTTCGTAGTATTTACTTTAACACTATCGTACTATCGTAACACTATCGTcatcaaattgaaaaataatttagtatatttACATAATTAGACTCACATCACAACTGATGTTTTACGACGTTTCATTGACAACCATTGAAGGAGAGACTTAAGAAGGAAGTCAGGTGACAGGTCAGCTGAGAACTGATGAATGGTATCAAGGCCACTGGAATTAGTTTTCTCTTTGAACGCATGTCCCAGCAGCGGAGATACTGAGTAACGGGACATTGCTCAGTAAAACACAGCCATGACAGCACTTGATGTAAATAAGTATGAAGGACAATTGTGCATTACCTGTCAACTTaagtgaaggaaaaaaaataacaaactataaa
This genomic stretch from Carassius gibelio isolate Cgi1373 ecotype wild population from Czech Republic chromosome B21, carGib1.2-hapl.c, whole genome shotgun sequence harbors:
- the LOC127986653 gene encoding zinc finger protein 345-like isoform X1, whose amino-acid sequence is MTAVFHELLSSVMGVLVESVVSELSKHLCDFTTVLSEEWKRNKSTAVNKNRLKKANQAKTKEFAVFMELLSKATVETMVKLIHDRISAQVLDATAKCRLSKQDKLNEGQAAASEPENNVLLEPEQNKDYVMESEHHENSVQAANTQYHQLSSRPTDILASSLSLSESQPSTSTNVAAEERQKPFICESCGVSFSDMALLNIHNALHKDRPFNCLTCGSTFKMMKCLMKHQRFHTSPELSIEFEATLNEEEFIVQLETCDAVSTSLETLEVTTHEILQSNLDSEDISCAVLESSQYVTESFVQGLNINIENTDNQPNTTANTDMIKQSNDGLFRCKTCGKCFELRWKFINHVRAHVKHYKCSHCEKRFTMRSCLIRHVAMHTGAQLFKCEICSKSFVFQASLEKHRRLHTAEKTVTCPNCQKVFPGKRSFGRHRCKAVEMLYNCPVCDKQFKIKQNMLDHQTLHTGEKPYCCEICGDFYSCERYLKNHQKSHIEKTYEYLCELCDKRFSARKHLQAHMLVHTREKRYACDVCDKKFATSGNLNRHKAGHTGVKLYGCPICLKRYTTAYALKMHMHKHTSSKPFLCDVCGKGFTSSDYMKRHKRIIHAGRRDCVCSICNKAFIFPSSLNQHMLVHTGEKHHARLVSPLLKKFSCDHCQKKFYSQAALTVHQRVHTKEKPYSCMVCGKRFGYSSSIQMHMRIHTGERPFGCDVCGKTFSQAVHLRTHQRVHTGLKSFSCESCGKKFVDHRNLKQHKCKYAM
- the LOC127986653 gene encoding zinc finger protein 345-like isoform X2, with translation MTAVFHELLSSVMGVLVESVVSELSKHLCDFTTVLSEEWKRNKSTAVNKNRLKKANQAKTEFAVFMELLSKATVETMVKLIHDRISAQVLDATAKCRLSKQDKLNEGQAAASEPENNVLLEPEQNKDYVMESEHHENSVQAANTQYHQLSSRPTDILASSLSLSESQPSTSTNVAAEERQKPFICESCGVSFSDMALLNIHNALHKDRPFNCLTCGSTFKMMKCLMKHQRFHTSPELSIEFEATLNEEEFIVQLETCDAVSTSLETLEVTTHEILQSNLDSEDISCAVLESSQYVTESFVQGLNINIENTDNQPNTTANTDMIKQSNDGLFRCKTCGKCFELRWKFINHVRAHVKHYKCSHCEKRFTMRSCLIRHVAMHTGAQLFKCEICSKSFVFQASLEKHRRLHTAEKTVTCPNCQKVFPGKRSFGRHRCKAVEMLYNCPVCDKQFKIKQNMLDHQTLHTGEKPYCCEICGDFYSCERYLKNHQKSHIEKTYEYLCELCDKRFSARKHLQAHMLVHTREKRYACDVCDKKFATSGNLNRHKAGHTGVKLYGCPICLKRYTTAYALKMHMHKHTSSKPFLCDVCGKGFTSSDYMKRHKRIIHAGRRDCVCSICNKAFIFPSSLNQHMLVHTGEKHHARLVSPLLKKFSCDHCQKKFYSQAALTVHQRVHTKEKPYSCMVCGKRFGYSSSIQMHMRIHTGERPFGCDVCGKTFSQAVHLRTHQRVHTGLKSFSCESCGKKFVDHRNLKQHKCKYAM
- the LOC127986680 gene encoding heat shock protein beta-11-like yields the protein MCSVIAALQQADTHPSANSGALLECSRAVYKSLRSCSLGQKHRRTRPAQHSTENPPKMLCPSTFQPHLSPFMDFHWPVRSLWPETRPLFFQIEKEMMRHMQEMRQNLEFMERLHQRIFDEIDHVPPMTTFKPISFQLQKEGSQYALTLDTKDFTPEDLSVKQVGRKLRVSGKTEKKQDDGKGAFSYRCQEFRQEFNLPEGVNPEMVTCSLNNGQLQIQAPKEANAVSNERVIPITYTPAVKSPVPQSPQPESQAAETDATDI
- the atp5mea gene encoding ATP synthase membrane subunit ea, which codes for MVPPVQVSPLIKTARWSALLIGLIYGKQRYDYLKPIAAEERRIEEEEKKLREEQERIYKQLSEANSDTILK